A genomic window from Stigmatopora argus isolate UIUO_Sarg chromosome 13, RoL_Sarg_1.0, whole genome shotgun sequence includes:
- the irs2b gene encoding insulin receptor substrate 2, translating into MASPPSDASPPLPAAGVKKCGYLRKHKHGHKRFFVLREPAEGSPARLEYYESEKKWRNKSAAKRVIPLDCCLNVNKRADAKHKYLIALYTKDEYFAVAADSEGEQEGWYRGLTDLITEGREFDGSASNSASSLVGFDEASYGVITPVNAAYKEVWQVNMKSKGLGQSRNLTGVYRLCLSTRTISFVKLNTEVASVILQLMNIRRCGHSDSFFFIEVGRSAATGPGELWMQADDSVVAQNIHETILEAMKSMKELSEFRPRSKSQSSGTNPISVPTRRHLNHPPPSQTGLLRRSRTDSMATTSPVGKFSSCRIRTASEGDGTMTRPMSVNGSPLSPGVHRTLLSRSHTITVRPCRTFESSSLQHSKSISMPLSHSPPMAAPSLASLSSCPDGSAPRPSSCSASFSGSPSDAGFISCEEYGSSPAYGSNTPESLRADTPPSRDGSRLDGYMVMEQQNHRWLPELDKAYRKRTYSLTTPRQQRCLPQVSSASLDEYTLMRATYTSGSQTSRRCLTASPKGTYPDECRDLQAGLNCPQGDSGYMPMMPGVAQNESGAKNDPYMPMSPMCVSAPKQIINPRSHPSFTAGQALHTDSPGSVSLEDNGYMRMWCGIKMSMESNDGKLTNGEYLNMSPVDHLLAFIPRDHVHSSSGGEQQHRPLYPYSSLKGQLQRNGSTDTDQYVVMCLQRQRIEEESNYCPASLVDSVTSGTPSPSSTIPPIRGARSDGGILHRSRACRPTRLALDAVRTLPCMSEHPPPSEPRSPGEYINIDFSGVSSDMAASERSEDSKHTDAGSPPLSDYVNVDLASPKSAFSPPGESVIRKEHSKGAEAQAKETVDEYPLQHRLSPTCQPAAAKDDYTEMTFGPFSTDANASLPASPASCVQRLSLDSSLVADGVPAAPVDSFLLGGPSLNVPLADPHRGAKVIRADPQGRRRHSSETFSSTTTVTPVCPSFAHETKRHSSASVENVSHSARGSEGSDEDYGGGASMCRETSAGYQNGLNYIALNLMESTLGGCRLGDCDGLLRFKSACGCKGGMNGFNSSPYASLGFKETAAAAVKE; encoded by the exons ATGGCAAGTCCGCCGAGTGACGCCAGCCCCCCACTCCCGGCCGCCGGCGTGAAGAAGTGTGGCTACCTACGGAAGCACAAACACGGACACAAGCGGTTCTTCGTGCTCCGGGAGCCCGCCGAGGGCTCCCCTGCCCGGCTGGAGTACTACGAAAGTGAGAAGAAATGGAGGAACAAGTCCGCCGCCAAGAGGGTCATTCCGCTGGACTGCTGCCTGAACGTCAACAAGCGTGCGGACGCCAAACACAAATACCTCATAGCGCTCTACACCAAGGACGAGTACTTTGCCGTGGCCGCCGATAGCGAGGGCGAGCAGGAGGGCTGGTACCGCGGGCTGACGGATTTAATCACCGAGGGGAGAGAGTTCGACGGCTCGGCGTCCAACTCCGCGTCCTCGCTGGTGGGCTTTGACGAGGCGAGCTACGGAGTGATCACTCCGGTCAACGCCGCCTACAAGGAGGTATGGCAGGTTAACATGAAGTCCAAAGGCTTGGGGCAGAGTAGAAATCTAACCGGGGTCTACAGGCTCTGCCTATCCACTCGGACTATTAGTTTCGTCAAGCTCAACACGGAGGTGGCCTCGGTCATTTTGCAGCTCATGAATATCCGGAGGTGCGGCCACTCTGACAGCTTCTTCTTCATCGAGGTGGGTCGGTCTGCAGCCACAGGACCTGGCGAGCTTTGGATGCAAGCCGACGATTCGGTGGTGGCGCAGAACATCCACGAAACCATCCTGGAAGCCATGAAGTCTATGAAGGAGTTGTCGGAATTCCGCCCCCGGAGCAAAAGCCAGTCATCGGGTACCAACCCCATCTCTGTGCCGACCAGGCGGCACCTCAACCACCCTCCCCCGAGCCAGACCGGTCTCCTCCGGAGGTCGCGCACCGACAGCATGGCCACGACCTCGCCCGTGGGGAAATTCTCTTCCTGTCGGATACGCACGGCAAGCGAGGGTGACGGCACCATGACACGCCCTATGTCGGTGAACGGGAGCCCCCTCAGCCCGGGGGTCCACCGCACTCTCTTGAGCAGGTCTCACACCATCACAGTGCGCCCGTGTCGGACGTTCGAATCTTCCTCCCTGCAACACAGTAAGTCCATATCTATGCCTCTGTCTCATTCTCCTCCGATGGCCGCCCCCAGCCTCGCAAGCCTGTCCTCGTGTCCGGATGGCAGTGCGCCACGTCCCTCTAGCTGCAGTGCCTCCTTTTCGGGCTCCCCGAGTGACGCCGGTTTCATATCGTGCGAGGAGTACGGCTCCAGCCCCGCGTACGGTAGCAATACGCCGGAATCTCTCCGTGCGGACACTCCCCCCTCTCGGGACGGTAGCAGGCTTGATGGCTACATGGTGATGGAACAACAGAACCATCGGTGGTTACCGGAGTTGGACAAGGCTTATCGGAAGCGCACATACTCCTTGACAACCCCCCGCCAGCAGAGATGTCTCCCACAAGTGTCTTCGGCTTCTCTGGACGAGTACACCCTAATGAGGGCCACTTACACCAGTGGCAGCCAGACTTCTCGCAGGTGCCTCACAGCCTCTCCAAAAGGCACATATCCAGATGAGTGCAGGGACCTCCAAGCCGGTTTGAACTGTCCTCAGGGTGACAGTGGTTACATGCCTATGATGCCGGGCGTGGCACAAAATGAATCGGGAGCCAAGAATGACCCTTACATGCCTATGAGCCCCATGTGCGTCTCTGCGCCGAAGCAGATCATCAACCCCCGATCTCACCCCTCCTTTACTGCAGGGCAGGCCCTGCACACAGACTCCCCGGGCAGCGTTTCCCTCGAGGATAACGGCTACATGCGCATGTGGTGTGGAATCAAAATGTCAATGGAGAGCAATGACGGAAAACTAACTAACGGAGAGTATCTGAACATGTCTCCTGTCGACCATCTGTTAGCATTCATACCCCGAGACCATGTCCATAGTTCTTCTGGAGGAGAGCAACAACACAGACCACTTTATCCTTATTCTTCACTTAAAGGGCAGTTGCAGCGCAACGGCTCCACTGACACAGACCAATATGTGGTGATGTGTTTACAGAGACAGCGAATAGAAGAGGAGTCCAACTACTGTCCCGCCTCATTGGTAGACTCTGTGACATCGGGCACCCCCTCACCCTCATCCACCATCCCTCCTATCAGAGGAGCTCGGAGTGACGGAGGTATACTGCACAGGAGCAGGGCGTGTCGACCCACCCGCCTGGCTCTGGATGCCGTCAGAACCTTACCGTGCATGAGTGAACACCCGCCCCCCTCCGAGCCTCGCAGCCCAGGGGAATATATTAACATTGACTTCAGCGGCGTGTCTAGTGACATGGCGGCATCCGAAAGATCCGAAGACTCAAAGCACACAGACGCGGGGTCACCACCCCTCTCTGACTATGTCAATGTGGACCTCGCCTCCCCTAAAAGTGCATTCTCTCCCCCAGGAGAAAGTGTAATTCGGAAGGAACACAGTAAAGGCGCAGAAGCACAGGCAAAGGAGACGGTAGATGAATATCCTCTTCAGCATCGCTTGAGTCCAACGTGTCAGCCGGCTGCAGCCAAAGACGACTACACCGAGATGACGTTTGGTCCTTTCAGCACCGATGCCAACGCCTCCCTCCCCGCCAGCCCGGCTTCGTGTGTCCAAAGACTGAGTCTCGACAGCAGCCTCGTGGCTGATGGGGTACCAGCAGCACCGGTGGATTCTTTTCTTCTCGGTGGACCTTCCCTGAATGTCCCGCTCGCAGATCCGCACCGAGGGGCCAAAGTTATTCGCGCCGACCCTCAAGGACGTCGGCGGCATAGCTCCGAGACCTTCTCATCTACCACCACGGTCACACCTGTGTGCCCATCCTTTGCCCATGAAACCAAGCGCCACAGTTCGGCCTCagtggaaaatgtttcccacaGCGCGCGGGGTTCGGAGGGATCTGACGAGGACTACGGTGGTGGCGCCTCCATGTGCAGGGAGACATCTGCGGGCTATCAGAACGGACTCAACTATATTGCCTTAAACTTGATGGAGAGCACCCTCGGGGGGTGCCGGTTAGGGGACTGTGACGGACTCCTGAGATTCAAAAGCGCCTGTGGATGCAAGGGGGGCATGAATGGCTTCAACTCCAGCCCTTATGCCAGTCTAGGATTCAAGGAGACGGCCGCCGCCGCAGTGAAAG AATGA